In Silene latifolia isolate original U9 population chromosome X, ASM4854445v1, whole genome shotgun sequence, the following proteins share a genomic window:
- the LOC141619241 gene encoding uncharacterized protein LOC141619241 produces the protein MLRRNVRMRREYLYRKSLEGKERLLYEKKRKIREALEEGKPIPTELRNEEAALRQEIDLEDDHTAIPRSVIDDEYAKAAERDPKILITTARDPSQPLVQFAKELKFIFPNAERMNRGGQIINEIIESCRARDFTDVILVHEHRGVPDGLIISHLPFGPTAYFGLYNVVTRHDIKDKKSIGTMPGVYPHLIMNNLTTKLGERTATILKHLFPVPKADSKRIITFANQSDYISFRHHIYEKQGGPKSLELKEIGPRFEMFLYQIKLGTVEQKEAQNEWVLRPYMNTTKKRKFLGD, from the exons ATGTTGCGAAGGAATGTACGAATGAGGAGAGAGTATCTCTACCGAAAAAGCCTAGAAGGGAAAGAACGTTTGTTGTACGAAAAGAAACGCAAAATCAGAGAAGCCCTTGAAG AGGGAAAACCAATTCCAACTGAATTGAGAAATGAAGAGGCTGCTCTTCGTCAAGAAATCGACCTCGAAGACGATCATACTGCCA TTCCCAGGTCGGTAATTGATGATGAGTACGCTAAGGCAGCTGAGCGAGACCCGAAGATTCTTATAACAACTGCAAGGGATCCGAGCCAACCGCTTGTGCAGTTTGCAAAG GAGCTGAAGTTTATCTTTCCTAACGCAGAGCGAATGAATCGAGGTGGCCAG ATTATAAATGAAATTATAGAATCTTGCCGTGCTCGGGATTTTACAGATGTAATATTGGTTCATGAACATCGTGGTGTGCCTGACGGACTTATTATCAGTCATTTACCTTTTGGTCCAACTGCCTACTTTGGATTATACAATGTG GTTACAAGGCATGACATCAAAGACAAAAAATCAATCGGCACAATGCCCGGTGTTTATCCGCATCTGATTATGAACAATCTCACTACCAAG CTGGGAGAGAGGACAGCAACCATCCTGAAGCATTTATTTCCTGTTCCTAAGGCAGATTCAAAGCGAATTATCACATTTGCCAATCAGTCTGATTATATCTCATTTAG GCACCATATTTATGAAAAACAAGGAGGTCCAAAATCCCTTGAGCTGAAGGAGATCGGTCCTCGTTTCGAGATGTTCCTATATCAG ATAAAGCTTGGGACTGTGGAACAGAAAGAGGCCCAGAATGAATGGGTTCTAAGACCTTACATGAATACAACGAAGAAGAGAAAGTTCCTTGGGGATTGA